Below is a genomic region from Methanolobus sediminis.
TTGCTGACATTGGGTATAGTTAACACATATGATAAGATCAAAGTGCTGGATGCTCATTACAGGGCAATCGCAAGAGCTGCACCTATATGTTATGCATACGGTTTCTCTCTTGCTCTGTATGACTTCCCTTTTAAGATGGATGCAGATGAGCTTGTGGAATTTGTTGCGGATAAAACAACTATCGGTGAATCCGGGAAATACCTGAAGTTGCTTCATGAGAAAAAGCATCTTTTTGTTTTTGACCTTCCAAAGAAAGGTTTTCAGCCGCAGTTTGGTTCTGTGGTTGTGACAACTTCAAAGCCGGAATCAAAATTTGCCATTACTCCGGAAACCTTTGCAGATGAGATTATGCATAACAAGTCATTCCTTGTGCTTGTTGGACTTGGTCGCAAAGGGCTTCCGAAGGATCTTTTCAACCTTGCAAGGTATCATCTCGACATAACTTCCCAGGGAGTTTCACTTGAAACGTGTACGGCAATCGGCTGCATTCCATCTTATGTTATGGGTATTGTCCGCACGAAGAGTTCAGTAAAGTAAGCAGGGGTCTTTATCTAGTATCAATTATATACTAGTTGCATGCGTCTGAGCATTTTTTATTCAGGTGAGTTTGGAAAAAAAGTTGTAGGTAACCTTGTCAATTCAGACCGTTTTTGCGCTTCATGTGGTGACCTCTGTGACCATTGCCGCGAACCAAGAATGAGTTTTGCACCTATGATCGTAGGTCTTTTTGAACTTCGGACCGATCTTCCTGATTTTGTTGAGGATACGGATGAGTATATTCCCTCTAATCTCCCAATAGCCGATTTGATTATCGCCATCGATCTTCATCCTGATCTTATGATGTCAGTACCTGATATTGCTCTTTCAAGCAATGCAAAGGCTGTGATTATTCCGGTTGATGACTCGCGTCTTGTTCCGGCAGGTCTTACTGAACAGATAAGAAAAAAGCTGGAATCGGTAGGTATTGAGTTTGAGTGTCCCAAACCTTTCTGTTCACTGGAGCTGACAGGAAAAACCACGATTGATGAATTCGTAAAAATGGGATTCGGCAGGCCTCTGCTTAAAATTGAAGTGGACAATACTAATGGCATTTTCACTCATGTTGAGGTTGTCAGGGATGCTCCCTGCGGTGCAACCTGGTTTGTTGCCAAGAAACTGAAGTGGTCAGATGTAAAGGATTACAAGGAAACCATTTCAGGTGCTCATCATTCATATCCATGTACTGCAAGTATGGAGAAAGATGCGCAGATCGGCGACACTATTCTA
It encodes:
- a CDS encoding DUF531 domain-containing protein, whose protein sequence is MLTLGIVNTYDKIKVLDAHYRAIARAAPICYAYGFSLALYDFPFKMDADELVEFVADKTTIGESGKYLKLLHEKKHLFVFDLPKKGFQPQFGSVVVTTSKPESKFAITPETFADEIMHNKSFLVLVGLGRKGLPKDLFNLARYHLDITSQGVSLETCTAIGCIPSYVMGIVRTKSSVK
- a CDS encoding DUF166 domain-containing protein yields the protein MRLSIFYSGEFGKKVVGNLVNSDRFCASCGDLCDHCREPRMSFAPMIVGLFELRTDLPDFVEDTDEYIPSNLPIADLIIAIDLHPDLMMSVPDIALSSNAKAVIIPVDDSRLVPAGLTEQIRKKLESVGIEFECPKPFCSLELTGKTTIDEFVKMGFGRPLLKIEVDNTNGIFTHVEVVRDAPCGATWFVAKKLKWSDVKDYKETISGAHHSYPCTASMEKDAQIGDTILHEAGYIIRKSVEEAMEN